The Triticum aestivum cultivar Chinese Spring chromosome 7B, IWGSC CS RefSeq v2.1, whole genome shotgun sequence genome window below encodes:
- the LOC123157991 gene encoding uncharacterized protein, with translation MLDENPAWTGQKRHKYEAPSLTSSSDAYGETIGQDNAERPNEIADSPDELADQENDIISEEEFGGCLKVLATRRAPMIVTGRRLDEEHQRELYERLTLYRIKASKLAQGVCIDDQNDVALRKEYSSDNLEDLFDYYKKADSVDWYFDRGYCLLADLDDYQSLVLTNGDDGRRFCDWETYRSFFTSYEIDEEYVKLFEEISKKIKWLKRYMEYERASSKWKEMDDRGFCQAAKIAAGFPRMSYKLTLMAYEENVWNLMFDYWQREDIDRLFFEIWKFATKKMGATDKKIDFRAGLVDVCRRNIFPRYRKRMQFALDHSTLSDLESNFDTCVEDIPDDATEDVAWRLITSAVWNKLHKPKMWHQYIMRKMEIAKHIGLGPQN, from the exons ATGCTGGATGAGAACCCGGCATGGACGGGACAGAAGAGGCACAAGTACGAGGCCCCATCTCTGACATCATCCTCTGATGCTTATGGTGAGACGATTGGCCAGGACAACGCAGAACGTCCCAACGAGATCGCGGATTCACCAGATGAGCTGGCGGACCAGGAAAATGATATCATCAGCGAGGAGGAGTTCGGCGGATGCCTTAAGGTTTTAGCCACCAGGCGTGCTCCTATGATCGTCACAGGGCGCAGGCTGGACGAGGAACATCAACGCGAGCTCTACGAGCGCCTCACCCTCTACCGCATCAAAGCTTCCAAG TTGGCACAAGGAGTTTGCATAGATGATCAGAATGATGTGGCTTTGAGAAAGGAGTACTCCTCAGACAATTTGGAGGACCTGTTTGATTACTACAAGAAAGCTGATTCTGTGGATTGGTACTTTGACCGTGGCTACTGTTTGCTCGCTGACTTGGATGACTACCAGAGCCTTGTCCTTACCAATGGAGAT GATGGTAGAAGGTTCTGTGATTGGGAAACATACCGCTCATTTTTTACTAGCTATGAAATTGATGAAGAGTATGTAAAGCTCTTTGAAGAAATATCAAAGAAAATCAAG TGGCTTAAACGTTATATGGAATATGAACGAGCATCTTCCAAG TGGAAGGAGATGGATGATAGAGGATTCTGCCAAGCAGCGAAGATTGCGGCAGGCTTTCCACGCATGAGCTATAAGTTAACTTTAATGGCCTATGAG GAGAATGTGTGGAATCTGATGTTTGATTATTGGCAACGTGAAGACATTGATCGTCTCTTTTTTGAGATTTGGAAGTTTGCTACTAAGAAAATGGGTGCCACTGATAAGAAG ATCGATTTTAGAGCTGGTTTGGTAGATGTCTGTCGAAGGAATATATTCCCTCGATATAGAAAGAGAATGCAATTCGCACTGGATCATAGTACTCTTTCTGATTTGGAATCAAAT TTTGATACCTGCGTGGAAGACATCCCTGATGAT GCTACAGAGGATGTAGCTTGGCGGTTGATTACATCGGCGGTTTGGAATAAG CTTCATAAACCCAAGATGTGGCACCAATATATTATGAGGAAGATGGAGATTGCTAAACACATTGGCTTGGGTCCACAA AATTGA